A stretch of Candidatus Vicinibacter affinis DNA encodes these proteins:
- a CDS encoding TonB-dependent receptor, with amino-acid sequence MHFFKSFLTSIFFLSHFLLSAQFGNPMAAKAIPGVGKISGVILDSVTKQPVGYANVVLREALEHKEVDGLLTQEDGVFKFKELKNAKYELIISFLGYHSRTIGVYKINKDLTEYNLGKIMLQPSTLQLEEVTVTGQKELVENKIDRLVYNAERDITSRGGNAADVLRKTPLLTVDLEGNVSLRGSSNITMLINGKPSSIMASSVKDALKMIPADVIQKVEVITQPGAKYDAEGTAGIINIVTKSKKIQGVSGGFNASAGTRSSFLGSNLSIRTGKIGFNGNFGGHLWRGRGTTLNTRENIFAADTLFLKQEGKSSNLGGGFFLQGGMDYDINDKNNLTLSLRVPLNLFTNDNDLSTFQGGESEVLPFGFRRVSDIYNHTIGSDINLDYKKTFNKESDREFSASAQYSISNRQSDYETDQFNQFNLLNFREVGPNNSNNKELIFAADYIHPITKKINLETGAKTILRDVTSDIYYDTLNFTNNQLIRDSRRNNFFNYAQDVAAGYGQITFPITKDITGRAGLRYEHTFIDGNEIGESGFSNNYASWIPSGLISYNLSKFSTAKISYSRRIQRPGMFFLNPYVNFNDPTNISYGNPELSPELTDSYEATWGYSKNFNSININVYHKTTTDLIDNYRFVDSLGVTNATYNNLSTGYSSGLSINGGLMKLGKIILNSTVNVFYQKISSERFTDVRNDAVNFNMNIFGNINITPTWGITVFGFYNSPKLTTQGKQATWFVYNIGARKELWKKKGAVSFGVDNIFHQWMNINSDFESPEFSFSSKNRIEGWGVRASVEYRFGKMEFGAPQKKKKKGALNDDLKQGDGDGGGMGSSGGR; translated from the coding sequence ATGCATTTTTTTAAGTCTTTTTTGACATCCATATTTTTCCTTTCTCATTTTTTATTGTCCGCACAATTTGGCAATCCAATGGCTGCCAAAGCCATTCCCGGAGTAGGTAAAATCTCAGGGGTCATTTTGGATTCAGTAACCAAACAACCTGTTGGCTATGCCAATGTGGTTTTAAGAGAAGCGCTTGAACACAAAGAAGTGGATGGGCTATTGACACAAGAAGATGGTGTATTTAAGTTCAAGGAATTGAAAAATGCCAAGTATGAACTGATCATTTCTTTTCTCGGATACCACAGCCGCACCATTGGAGTTTATAAAATAAATAAAGACCTGACAGAGTACAATCTTGGTAAAATTATGTTGCAGCCAAGTACTTTGCAATTAGAGGAAGTTACCGTTACAGGCCAAAAGGAATTGGTAGAAAACAAAATCGACCGATTGGTCTACAATGCTGAACGGGATATAACATCACGTGGAGGTAATGCAGCGGATGTGTTGCGCAAAACTCCCTTGCTTACCGTAGATCTCGAAGGAAATGTATCCCTGAGAGGATCTTCCAACATTACCATGCTAATCAATGGAAAACCTTCTTCCATCATGGCTTCTTCTGTCAAGGATGCACTTAAAATGATCCCTGCGGATGTCATCCAAAAAGTAGAAGTCATCACTCAACCGGGCGCAAAGTACGATGCAGAAGGCACCGCCGGTATCATCAACATTGTCACCAAATCCAAAAAAATCCAGGGTGTGTCCGGAGGATTTAATGCAAGTGCCGGAACCAGAAGCAGTTTCTTAGGTTCCAATTTATCCATCCGAACCGGAAAAATTGGATTCAATGGTAATTTTGGTGGACACTTATGGCGTGGTAGGGGAACTACTTTAAATACCAGAGAAAATATTTTTGCAGCCGATACTTTGTTTCTTAAACAAGAAGGAAAATCTTCCAACCTCGGTGGAGGATTTTTTCTGCAAGGTGGAATGGACTATGACATCAATGATAAAAATAATCTCACCCTTTCTCTTAGAGTGCCCTTGAATCTTTTCACGAATGACAATGATCTGAGCACTTTTCAGGGGGGAGAAAGTGAGGTGCTGCCATTCGGATTCAGAAGAGTAAGTGACATTTACAACCACACCATAGGCAGTGACATTAATTTGGATTATAAGAAAACATTTAACAAAGAATCTGATCGCGAATTCAGCGCATCTGCTCAGTATTCCATCAGCAACAGACAAAGTGATTATGAAACGGATCAGTTCAATCAATTTAATTTACTGAATTTCCGGGAAGTCGGACCCAACAACAGCAACAACAAGGAATTGATTTTTGCAGCTGATTACATTCATCCCATCACCAAAAAAATTAATTTGGAAACAGGTGCGAAGACTATTTTGCGAGATGTCACCAGCGATATTTATTACGACACTTTAAATTTTACGAACAATCAATTGATCCGAGATTCCAGAAGAAATAATTTTTTTAATTACGCACAGGATGTAGCAGCTGGTTATGGTCAGATTACTTTTCCGATCACCAAAGACATCACAGGACGTGCTGGTTTGAGATATGAACATACTTTTATCGATGGAAACGAAATTGGCGAAAGTGGTTTCAGCAATAATTATGCAAGTTGGATTCCATCCGGTTTGATATCGTACAATTTATCAAAATTTTCAACCGCAAAAATTTCGTATTCACGAAGAATTCAAAGGCCGGGAATGTTCTTCCTGAATCCTTACGTAAACTTCAATGACCCGACAAATATTTCTTACGGTAATCCTGAATTGTCACCGGAATTAACAGATTCCTATGAAGCAACCTGGGGCTATTCCAAAAATTTCAACAGCATCAACATCAATGTTTATCACAAGACTACTACAGACCTGATAGACAATTATCGTTTTGTTGATTCCCTTGGTGTGACCAATGCAACCTACAACAACCTCTCAACCGGTTATTCAAGTGGCCTAAGCATCAATGGTGGTTTAATGAAATTGGGAAAGATAATTTTGAATTCTACCGTGAATGTATTTTATCAGAAAATTTCCAGTGAGCGATTTACAGATGTCCGCAACGATGCGGTCAACTTCAATATGAATATTTTTGGAAACATCAACATCACACCTACCTGGGGCATCACTGTTTTTGGATTTTACAATTCTCCAAAATTGACCACGCAGGGAAAACAAGCCACCTGGTTTGTGTACAACATTGGCGCCCGCAAAGAACTTTGGAAAAAGAAAGGGGCTGTCAGCTTTGGAGTGGATAATATTTTTCACCAATGGATGAACATCAATTCCGATTTCGAGTCACCTGAATTTAGCTTTTCTTCCAAAAACCGCATCGAAGGTTGGGGTGTAAGAGCCAGTGTAGAATATCGGTTTGGCAAAATGGAATTTGGGGCACCACAAAAGAAGAAAAAGAAAGGGGCACTCAATGATGACCTCAAGCAAGGTGATGGCGATGGGGGAGGAATGGGTTCTTCCGGTGGACGTTAA